The Prevotella fusca JCM 17724 genome includes a window with the following:
- the traM gene encoding conjugative transposon protein TraM, with protein MDNKQKEQMKKGLVFGGLGLLFALSMWFIFAPSGKDKTAAEQGLNDSIPQATTEKLTENKLKAYELGDKAHEEEQTREEMGRLSDYFAQNTAPSEEQRAETAASTAKIENSIHRYEENNRLLNSFYAPDPHEQEREALRSEIDNLKKELSVKDSREDNEEKRQLALMEKSYQMAAKYLPKASIPPSFNNGLAAGNEKTEDTAGGSEAAKGKTMQNEKPAMEVLPERRQIVSSLDQPMSDVYFMEEYGKKARNMGFHSLVSTSVPTMRNTLKVVVDRTTVLKEGDNVVLRLLESAKVQGLHIPRQSRLIAVAKIEGNRMHLLIKSIEVDGHIIAVKLSAYDMDGQEGVYIPGSEDINALKEVGANIGGSMGTSFTFASSAKDQIISEAARGVMQGASQLLQKKLRTIKVTLKGGYRLFLVQSK; from the coding sequence ATGGATAATAAACAGAAAGAACAAATGAAGAAAGGCTTGGTCTTCGGAGGTCTGGGACTGCTGTTTGCCCTCTCAATGTGGTTTATCTTCGCACCGTCGGGCAAGGATAAGACTGCAGCGGAGCAGGGACTCAATGACAGCATCCCGCAGGCAACGACAGAAAAGCTCACCGAAAACAAGCTCAAAGCCTATGAATTGGGCGACAAGGCACACGAGGAGGAACAGACCCGCGAGGAGATGGGCAGGCTGTCGGACTATTTTGCACAGAACACTGCTCCATCAGAGGAGCAGCGTGCAGAGACGGCTGCTTCTACGGCAAAGATAGAAAACTCCATACATCGCTATGAAGAGAATAATCGCCTCTTGAACTCCTTTTACGCTCCCGACCCACACGAGCAGGAGCGTGAAGCCCTGCGCTCGGAGATAGATAACCTTAAAAAGGAACTCTCTGTCAAAGACAGCAGGGAGGACAATGAAGAGAAACGGCAGCTTGCCTTGATGGAAAAGAGCTATCAGATGGCAGCGAAGTATCTTCCCAAAGCTTCAATTCCACCTTCCTTCAATAATGGTCTGGCGGCAGGAAATGAAAAAACGGAAGATACAGCAGGTGGCTCTGAAGCCGCTAAGGGCAAGACCATGCAGAATGAAAAGCCTGCAATGGAAGTTCTGCCGGAGCGTAGGCAGATAGTTTCTTCACTTGACCAGCCTATGAGCGATGTGTACTTTATGGAGGAATACGGCAAGAAGGCTCGAAATATGGGCTTTCATTCGCTCGTAAGCACGTCTGTACCTACAATGCGCAATACGCTCAAAGTTGTAGTGGACAGGACTACTGTTCTTAAGGAGGGTGACAATGTCGTGCTTCGTCTGCTTGAAAGTGCCAAGGTACAGGGGCTACACATTCCACGGCAGAGCCGACTCATAGCCGTCGCCAAGATAGAAGGTAATCGTATGCACCTGCTTATCAAAAGCATTGAGGTGGACGGGCATATCATAGCTGTCAAGCTCTCGGCATACGACATGGACGGACAGGAGGGTGTGTATATACCAGGTTCGGAGGATATCAATGCGCTTAAGGAAGTTGGGGCGAACATCGGCGGTTCAATGGGAACATCCTTTACCTTCGCTTCCTCTGCCAAGGACCAGATTATCTCTGAGGCTGCCCGTGGGGTGATGCAGGGTGCAAGTCAGCTGCTTCAGAAGAAACTGCGCACCATCAAGGTAACGCTCAAAGGTGGCTACCGCCTTTTCTTGGTTCAGTCCAAATAA
- a CDS encoding PcfJ domain-containing protein, with protein sequence MKPRNKFEKAVLEQSKHLCPITKTQSKWAFRECIDHFAYRLPKGRTTCMDCGHSWVMDKHRETCTCPHCRAKLQVKETYERKLQQKQYFTLLTTCGEFQVLRMFLLIVGMEKGYKAQTSIIEIGQYWWNMQGRKAVVAIQRVLGHYVDTFSYYSPMAIRNDNEAYQHIAYSPIYPKFKVTDILRRNGFKDKFYGIVPTRFIPALLTDSRVETLLKAGSTDHLRYFLGNMRAFEELWQSYKIAVRKGYDIIDISLWSDYVDTLRRLGKDIHNPKYLCPTDLKAEHDRRHEELLRLREREEIEQKQKKAIEDEKRFKELKSKFFGICFTDGTIQVHVLESVQEHLEEGVSMHHCVFSNAYYLKEDSLILSATIEGKRIETIEVSLRTLEVVQSRGVCNKNTAYHEQIINLVNANRGLISRRMKATA encoded by the coding sequence ATGAAACCAAGAAACAAATTTGAGAAGGCGGTTTTGGAACAAAGCAAACATCTTTGCCCAATAACCAAGACACAAAGCAAGTGGGCATTCCGTGAGTGCATAGACCACTTCGCCTACCGCTTGCCAAAAGGTCGCACCACTTGTATGGATTGTGGGCATAGTTGGGTAATGGACAAACATAGAGAAACTTGCACTTGCCCTCATTGCAGGGCAAAGTTGCAGGTCAAGGAAACCTATGAGCGCAAGTTGCAGCAGAAGCAGTATTTCACCCTACTTACCACTTGTGGAGAGTTTCAAGTATTGCGTATGTTCCTACTTATTGTGGGTATGGAGAAAGGGTACAAAGCACAAACCTCCATAATTGAGATTGGACAATATTGGTGGAATATGCAGGGACGAAAAGCTGTGGTTGCCATACAGAGGGTATTGGGACACTATGTTGATACCTTTTCCTATTATAGTCCTATGGCGATACGCAACGACAATGAAGCCTATCAGCATATTGCCTACTCGCCGATATATCCGAAGTTCAAGGTTACAGACATACTTCGTAGAAATGGTTTTAAGGATAAATTCTATGGCATCGTGCCTACCCGGTTTATTCCTGCATTGCTTACAGACAGCCGTGTGGAAACATTGCTAAAGGCAGGTAGCACAGACCATTTACGTTACTTTCTTGGCAACATGAGGGCTTTTGAGGAACTATGGCAGTCCTACAAGATTGCAGTTCGTAAGGGCTATGATATTATAGATATTTCCCTTTGGAGTGATTATGTAGATACACTTAGAAGATTAGGTAAGGATATTCATAATCCAAAATATTTATGTCCAACTGACCTTAAAGCCGAACACGACCGCAGACACGAGGAACTTCTCAGATTGCGTGAAAGGGAGGAAATAGAACAGAAACAAAAGAAGGCAATAGAAGATGAAAAGCGTTTCAAGGAACTTAAATCTAAGTTTTTCGGTATCTGTTTTACAGATGGCACTATCCAAGTCCACGTATTGGAGAGCGTGCAGGAGCATTTGGAAGAAGGTGTATCAATGCACCATTGCGTATTCTCTAATGCATACTACCTCAAGGAGGACTCCCTTATCCTTTCGGCTACCATTGAAGGCAAGCGAATAGAAACTATTGAAGTATCATTACGAACTTTGGAAGTGGTACAAAGTCGTGGAGTGTGCAACAAGAATACAGCATATCACGAGCAGATAATAAACCTTGTCAATGCCAATCGAGGACTTATAAGCCGAAGAATGAAAGCTACAGCATAA
- a CDS encoding DUF3872 domain-containing protein: protein MKKILNTIWVMGVLTLAVFCLSACDRDLDVQQSYPFTVETMPVQKDIIKGQTAEIRCTLKRGGEFADTRYTIRYFQSDGKGLLRNDNGTVFKPNDGYPLTKDVFRLYYTSLSSDRQTIDVYVEDSFDRVQQLTFSFNNEREEGKDKPAYSRH from the coding sequence ATGAAGAAGATATTGAATACGATTTGGGTAATGGGTGTGCTAACCCTTGCCGTGTTTTGCCTATCTGCTTGTGATAGGGATTTGGATGTTCAGCAGTCTTATCCGTTTACGGTGGAGACGATGCCGGTTCAGAAGGACATCATAAAGGGGCAGACGGCTGAGATACGCTGCACACTCAAACGAGGTGGTGAGTTTGCCGACACTCGCTATACGATACGTTATTTCCAGTCTGATGGTAAGGGCTTGCTAAGAAATGATAATGGTACGGTCTTCAAGCCTAACGACGGCTATCCGCTGACCAAGGATGTGTTCCGCTTGTACTATACCTCGCTCTCATCTGACCGCCAGACGATAGATGTATATGTGGAGGATAGTTTCGACAGGGTTCAGCAGTTGACCTTTAGTTTTAACAACGAGCGGGAAGAGGGCAAGGATAAGCCTGCATATTCTCGCCACTAA
- a CDS encoding DUF4141 domain-containing protein: MKKYIFMALLGLSLSVPKAHAQWVVTDPGNFAGNIVNSVKEIATASKTVKNTLDGFKEVEKLYNDTKKYYDALKKVNNLIGDAYKVKECILMVGDISEIYVTSYKKMLSDKNFRPSELAAMASGYAKLLEQSGESLKELKSIVKSGVLSMNDHERMQAIDRIYTTLRENRSIVSYYTRKNISVSYVRAREKNNLASVKALYGNTANRFW, encoded by the coding sequence ATGAAAAAGTACATTTTCATGGCTCTCTTAGGATTGAGCCTTTCTGTTCCCAAAGCCCACGCACAGTGGGTAGTAACCGACCCTGGCAATTTTGCCGGCAACATCGTCAATTCGGTCAAGGAGATAGCCACCGCCTCCAAGACGGTGAAGAACACCTTGGACGGGTTCAAGGAAGTGGAGAAACTCTACAACGACACCAAGAAGTATTACGATGCCCTGAAGAAGGTGAACAATCTCATCGGAGATGCCTATAAGGTCAAGGAGTGCATCCTGATGGTGGGCGACATCTCGGAGATTTACGTCACCTCGTATAAGAAAATGCTCTCGGACAAGAACTTCCGCCCTTCGGAACTCGCTGCGATGGCTTCGGGCTATGCCAAGCTTCTGGAGCAGAGCGGTGAGAGTCTCAAGGAACTCAAGTCCATCGTCAAGTCGGGTGTCCTCTCGATGAACGACCACGAGCGCATGCAGGCCATCGACCGTATTTATACCACACTGAGGGAAAACCGCTCGATCGTGTCGTATTACACAAGGAAGAACATCTCCGTGAGCTACGTGCGTGCAAGGGAGAAGAACAACCTTGCCTCCGTCAAGGCACTCTACGGCAATACGGCAAACAGGTTTTGGTAA
- the traK gene encoding conjugative transposon protein TraK, producing MEFKSLGNIETSFRQIRLYAFVFAIVCVVVSGYSVYASYSFAKEQREKIYVLDQGKSLMLALCQDASRNRPVEAREHVRRFHELFFTIAPDKDAIEKNMERAFVLCDKSAFNYYKDLAEKGYYNRAISGNVNQRIEVDSIHCNFNTYPYAVTTYAREFIVRQSNVTERSLVTTCTLQNSVRSDNNPQGFLMENFLVKENRDIQTYKR from the coding sequence ATGGAATTCAAATCACTTGGTAATATCGAGACTTCATTCAGGCAGATAAGACTCTATGCCTTTGTCTTTGCCATCGTATGTGTGGTAGTAAGCGGTTATTCTGTCTATGCCTCGTACAGCTTCGCTAAGGAGCAGCGGGAGAAAATCTATGTACTTGACCAGGGAAAGTCACTCATGCTTGCCCTCTGTCAGGATGCAAGCCGAAACCGTCCCGTGGAGGCAAGAGAACACGTACGTCGCTTCCATGAGCTGTTCTTCACCATTGCGCCTGACAAGGATGCCATTGAGAAGAACATGGAGCGTGCCTTTGTGCTGTGTGACAAGTCGGCTTTCAACTATTACAAGGACTTGGCAGAGAAGGGCTATTATAACCGTGCCATATCGGGCAATGTCAATCAGCGCATAGAGGTGGACTCTATCCACTGCAACTTCAATACTTACCCTTATGCGGTAACGACTTATGCACGGGAGTTTATCGTCCGTCAGAGCAACGTTACAGAGCGCAGTCTTGTTACGACCTGCACGCTGCAGAACTCTGTCCGTTCGGATAACAATCCGCAAGGCTTCCTGATGGAGAACTTCCTCGTCAAGGAGAACAGGGACATACAGACTTATAAACGGTAA
- a CDS encoding conjugal transfer protein TraO, translated as MVMKKNNIILTVCVAVAMTFSLPSQAQRLIPKQRGIEVVGSVPLIKGEKLFTGDNFGVGISLTRYLKKENYTFVMAEYEQQNMPYRSYNVKLKDALLQVGYMHPVLSDRGKNVFLYGGISALSGYEQLNEDKKLLPDGATLLDRSRFVYGGAMHGSVEVFLTDRVLFLVKMQGRFLFGTDVHRFRPAVSAGLRFNF; from the coding sequence ATGGTAATGAAGAAGAACAATATCATTCTGACAGTATGCGTTGCGGTGGCTATGACTTTCAGTCTGCCATCTCAGGCACAGCGACTGATACCCAAGCAAAGGGGAATAGAAGTCGTAGGGAGTGTTCCGCTTATCAAGGGTGAGAAACTCTTTACAGGTGATAATTTCGGTGTAGGCATATCGCTTACCCGTTATCTCAAAAAGGAGAACTACACCTTTGTTATGGCAGAGTATGAACAGCAGAATATGCCGTACAGAAGTTATAATGTAAAACTCAAGGATGCACTCTTGCAGGTGGGCTATATGCACCCTGTTCTCTCCGACAGAGGTAAGAACGTGTTTCTTTATGGTGGCATATCCGCCTTGAGTGGTTATGAGCAACTGAATGAGGACAAGAAACTACTGCCCGATGGGGCAACACTGCTCGACCGCTCCCGCTTTGTCTATGGCGGTGCCATGCATGGTTCTGTGGAAGTATTTCTAACAGACAGGGTTCTCTTTCTTGTAAAGATGCAGGGACGTTTCCTTTTTGGAACGGACGTGCATCGCTTCCGCCCGGCTGTTTCTGCAGGGCTAAGGTTTAACTTTTAA
- the traN gene encoding conjugative transposon protein TraN, with amino-acid sequence MKKIILLMAMLAMVGATVTAQENNDGLTPSRPLTSGELFQGMSRTIPTGRVVLPYGLDVTFDKTVHLIFPSAIRYVDLGSQNIIAGKAEDAENVLRVKASVKDFETETNMSVICDDGSFYAFNVKYADEPEKLSIEMKDFLSPTDGQLPSNRSDIYFKELGNESPVLVKLMMQAIYQNDRRYIKHIGAQQFGMKFLLRGLYAHNGLLYFHTRMENGTNMPYSVDFITFKVVDKKMAKRTAIQEQVLQPLRAYHQVMQVRGMGSEHTVFALEQFSLAEDKQLEVTLYERNGGRTLTFYVTAEDLQIAKKIDNLKLKW; translated from the coding sequence ATGAAGAAAATTATTTTATTAATGGCTATGCTTGCCATGGTGGGAGCAACAGTCACAGCACAGGAAAACAATGATGGTCTGACACCAAGCCGTCCGCTTACTTCTGGAGAGCTTTTTCAAGGTATGAGCCGTACCATACCAACGGGGCGTGTCGTACTGCCGTATGGTCTTGACGTTACCTTTGATAAGACCGTGCATCTTATCTTCCCTTCTGCTATTCGTTATGTAGACTTAGGTTCACAGAATATTATCGCAGGAAAAGCGGAGGATGCAGAGAACGTGCTACGTGTAAAGGCTTCGGTGAAGGACTTTGAGACGGAAACTAATATGAGTGTCATCTGCGACGACGGCTCTTTCTATGCTTTCAACGTCAAGTATGCTGATGAACCGGAGAAACTCAGCATTGAGATGAAAGACTTTCTGTCACCAACGGACGGACAACTGCCAAGTAATCGCTCTGATATTTACTTCAAGGAACTCGGCAACGAGTCTCCCGTATTAGTAAAACTGATGATGCAGGCCATCTACCAGAACGACAGACGTTACATCAAGCACATCGGTGCACAGCAGTTCGGCATGAAGTTCCTGCTCCGTGGTTTGTATGCCCATAACGGCTTGCTGTATTTCCACACTCGTATGGAAAACGGTACGAATATGCCGTACTCGGTGGATTTTATCACCTTCAAGGTTGTAGATAAGAAGATGGCAAAGCGCACCGCCATACAGGAGCAGGTACTTCAGCCACTTCGTGCCTATCATCAGGTGATGCAGGTGCGTGGCATGGGTAGTGAACACACTGTCTTTGCGCTCGAACAGTTCTCTCTTGCAGAAGACAAGCAGCTTGAAGTGACACTCTATGAGAGAAATGGCGGTCGTACACTGACCTTTTATGTAACGGCAGAAGACCTGCAGATAGCAAAGAAGATTGATAACCTCAAACTGAAATGGTAA
- a CDS encoding glycoside hydrolase family protein: protein MRTINAFILLCVFCLFCQPTLAQRRVRLADLPPFERAVVVVKYFEGMHGWKNYPYVGYGHQLQPGEHFTADMTERQADSLLRADLWKCFEHFKGYEKDALLLTLLAYNVGVGRLLGYSKHSKSRLLRKIEAGDRNFYREYVLFCRYKGKVLRGLVKRRKMEFALFYIP, encoded by the coding sequence ATACGAACGATAAATGCTTTCATTTTACTTTGTGTATTCTGTCTGTTCTGTCAGCCGACCCTTGCTCAGCGCAGGGTGCGGTTGGCAGACTTGCCACCTTTTGAGCGTGCAGTAGTTGTTGTGAAATATTTTGAGGGTATGCACGGCTGGAAGAATTATCCGTATGTTGGATATGGGCATCAGCTGCAACCTGGAGAACACTTCACGGCGGATATGACGGAACGGCAGGCGGACTCCCTGCTCCGTGCCGACCTTTGGAAATGCTTTGAGCACTTCAAAGGGTATGAGAAGGATGCGCTGCTACTGACATTGCTTGCCTACAATGTGGGTGTGGGGCGACTGCTTGGTTACAGCAAACATTCCAAGAGTAGGTTACTGCGAAAGATAGAAGCTGGAGATAGGAACTTCTATCGGGAGTATGTGTTATTCTGCCGATACAAAGGAAAAGTCCTCAGAGGGCTTGTCAAACGACGAAAGATGGAGTTTGCCTTGTTTTATATACCTTGA
- a CDS encoding site-specific integrase, translating into MKTTFKVSYYLRSNYENKEGKSPVMLRIYLGGEKANLGSTKIFVDKSKWSNKTSRMIGRTAEALSINASIDALTTTLMQIYRKYETSEELSIDLIRSVFLGTDKEYTTFLPVFDKYIDSITQQVGKTLTKGTFYKYKVVRQNFQDFLQAKYHRKDIGLTELTSAVVQDFELYLTSVVGGVHNTTTKKLRNLKTVVNYARNRGLIMHDPFANHKLRYELVDRGYLTEEEVLRIMKKHFDIERLELVKNIFIFSCFTGLAYIDVYNLTYDKIVTVEDRQWLITKRYKTSVDENVMLLDIPLAIIRKYYDINRKGGKVFPMLSNQRINSYLKEIADLCGIKKNLTFHMARHTFATMSISKGVPMESVSKMLGHTNIRITQIYARITNKKVERDMEELAGKLSKFNTAMGI; encoded by the coding sequence ATGAAAACGACTTTCAAGGTATCCTACTACCTACGTTCCAACTATGAGAACAAAGAAGGAAAATCACCTGTAATGCTCCGAATATATCTCGGTGGCGAAAAGGCAAATCTTGGATCCACTAAAATTTTTGTGGATAAATCCAAGTGGAGTAACAAAACCAGCAGAATGATTGGCAGAACAGCAGAAGCACTCTCTATTAATGCTTCTATAGATGCACTGACAACAACACTGATGCAGATTTACAGGAAATATGAAACATCAGAGGAACTTTCCATAGACCTTATCAGGTCAGTATTCCTTGGTACAGACAAAGAATATACAACTTTTCTGCCAGTCTTTGATAAGTACATAGACTCCATCACACAACAAGTTGGCAAGACATTAACAAAGGGTACTTTTTATAAGTATAAGGTGGTGAGGCAGAACTTTCAGGATTTCCTACAAGCAAAGTATCATCGCAAGGATATTGGACTGACAGAACTGACAAGTGCCGTTGTTCAGGACTTCGAATTATACCTTACATCTGTTGTAGGTGGTGTGCATAACACAACCACCAAGAAATTGAGAAACCTGAAAACGGTCGTGAACTATGCGAGGAACAGAGGACTTATCATGCATGATCCATTTGCGAATCACAAGCTTCGCTATGAATTAGTAGATCGTGGCTACCTCACAGAAGAAGAGGTGCTCCGTATTATGAAGAAGCACTTTGACATAGAACGGCTGGAGTTAGTAAAGAATATTTTTATTTTTTCCTGCTTCACGGGATTAGCCTACATTGACGTATATAATCTTACCTACGATAAAATTGTTACCGTAGAAGACAGACAATGGCTTATCACCAAGAGATACAAGACAAGCGTAGATGAAAACGTCATGTTACTGGATATTCCACTTGCCATTATAAGAAAGTACTACGACATCAATAGAAAAGGGGGGAAAGTCTTTCCTATGTTGAGCAACCAGCGTATCAACTCATATTTGAAAGAAATTGCCGACCTTTGTGGCATAAAAAAGAATCTGACCTTCCACATGGCAAGGCATACTTTCGCCACTATGTCTATATCCAAAGGGGTACCAATGGAGTCTGTATCAAAGATGCTTGGACATACAAATATCAGAATAACTCAGATTTATGCACGAATAACAAACAAGAAAGTTGAACGTGACATGGAAGAACTGGCTGGAAAGCTCAGTAAGTTCAATACAGCCATGGGCATATAA
- a CDS encoding DUF1896 domain-containing protein, translating into METKKELSYFRLKLENYLSEHFPEMLSDKPFITARADEALTSYCDAIAQGFSHPEAETMASEVLYQGLHFSKYDTLVSVLENEFEKELPSPLPERLTPMILKNKAVQRVFNKYELTDDFGVSPEYEKLYTELTGTIVLLIEGNSLPTVNSENMT; encoded by the coding sequence ATGGAAACAAAGAAAGAATTATCTTACTTCCGATTGAAATTAGAGAATTATCTCAGTGAGCATTTCCCCGAAATGCTGAGTGACAAACCATTCATAACGGCAAGAGCTGATGAAGCCCTAACTTCTTACTGCGATGCTATAGCACAAGGTTTTTCTCACCCAGAGGCGGAGACAATGGCAAGTGAAGTCTTATACCAAGGTTTGCACTTTTCCAAGTATGACACGCTTGTATCCGTCTTAGAGAATGAGTTCGAGAAAGAACTTCCTTCTCCTCTTCCAGAAAGACTAACACCAATGATTCTGAAGAATAAGGCTGTGCAACGCGTTTTCAACAAGTATGAACTGACGGACGACTTTGGGGTGAGTCCAGAGTATGAGAAACTCTACACCGAACTGACAGGGACAATAGTTTTGCTCATTGAGGGCAATAGCCTACCAACAGTCAATAGTGAGAACATGACTTGA
- the traJ gene encoding conjugative transposon protein TraJ produces MDFASLHELLRSTYDEMMPLCAQMTGIAKGIAGLGALFYIALRVWASIARAEAIDVFPLLRPFVLGFCIMFFPTVVLGTMNAVLSPVVQGTEMMVHQQEGNLAELTAKRDKLQEEAYLRNPETAYLVSNEKFDEKIEEMGIIGPEDAVTIAGMYAERAAYQTKQWVMKMVHDLMELLFHAAGLIIDTLRTFMLIVLSILGPIVFGIAVWDGLSGSLTAWFSRYISVYLWLPVSSILTALLTKIQVLMVQKDIEALSDPNYLPDSGTWYYIVFFLIGIVGYFCVPTVAGWIIEAGGGIGSYGRNVNQAAQHGAQGAYTGGKAAMAGAGAAVGNVGGRIKGALLKGK; encoded by the coding sequence ATGGATTTTGCCAGTTTACATGAGCTGCTCCGCTCCACCTATGATGAGATGATGCCGCTCTGTGCCCAGATGACGGGCATTGCCAAGGGTATTGCGGGCTTGGGTGCGCTCTTTTACATTGCTCTTCGGGTATGGGCTTCCATTGCCCGTGCCGAGGCGATAGACGTTTTTCCACTTCTCCGACCTTTTGTGCTGGGCTTTTGCATCATGTTCTTCCCGACAGTCGTACTGGGTACGATGAATGCCGTTCTCTCGCCCGTAGTGCAGGGAACGGAGATGATGGTACATCAGCAGGAGGGGAACCTTGCAGAACTTACAGCCAAGCGGGACAAGTTGCAAGAGGAAGCCTACCTTAGGAATCCTGAAACAGCCTACCTTGTCTCCAACGAGAAATTCGATGAGAAGATTGAGGAAATGGGTATCATCGGACCTGAAGATGCTGTGACGATAGCGGGTATGTATGCCGAGCGTGCTGCCTATCAGACCAAGCAGTGGGTGATGAAGATGGTGCACGACCTCATGGAGCTGCTGTTCCATGCCGCAGGGCTTATCATCGACACACTGCGCACCTTTATGCTCATCGTCCTTTCCATTCTCGGTCCGATAGTCTTCGGCATTGCCGTATGGGACGGGTTGTCGGGTTCGCTCACGGCTTGGTTCTCACGCTATATATCGGTCTACCTGTGGCTGCCTGTCAGCTCTATCCTTACGGCACTGCTTACGAAGATACAGGTGCTGATGGTACAGAAGGACATCGAAGCGCTCAGTGACCCCAACTACCTGCCTGATTCGGGGACGTGGTACTACATCGTCTTCTTCCTTATCGGTATCGTGGGTTACTTCTGCGTTCCCACCGTTGCAGGTTGGATTATCGAAGCAGGTGGTGGTATCGGCTCTTATGGTCGCAATGTCAATCAAGCTGCACAGCATGGTGCGCAAGGCGCATATACTGGTGGCAAGGCTGCTATGGCTGGCGCAGGTGCTGCTGTGGGAAATGTCGGTGGACGTATCAAGGGTGCACTGCTCAAAGGAAAATAG
- a CDS encoding PcfK-like family protein, with amino-acid sequence MKGTEHFTRTIAEYLNQRAMTDPLFAPNLMKPNKNIEECITYILNEVQKSGCNGFDDDEIFSMAVHYYDEDDIEVGKAVSCQVAVNHIVELTEEEKAEARQEAIKQYQREELAKLQSRNARVKKT; translated from the coding sequence ATGAAAGGAACAGAACATTTCACACGGACAATAGCCGAGTATCTCAATCAGCGTGCTATGACAGACCCCTTGTTTGCCCCTAACTTGATGAAACCGAACAAGAATATCGAGGAGTGCATCACCTACATTCTTAATGAAGTGCAGAAAAGCGGTTGCAACGGCTTTGATGATGATGAAATCTTCTCTATGGCTGTTCATTACTATGATGAGGACGATATAGAGGTCGGCAAGGCTGTTTCTTGCCAAGTTGCCGTTAATCACATTGTAGAACTCACAGAGGAAGAAAAAGCCGAAGCAAGGCAGGAAGCCATTAAGCAATATCAGCGTGAGGAACTTGCCAAGTTACAGAGCCGTAACGCACGAGTGAAAAAGACCTAG